CGATGTGCGGAATGCGAAAGTAGACGAAGTGCAGCAGGAACTCGGGCGGCGATATATCCTGATCCCCAATGCGATGTACGGCGACTGGCTGAGCGCGCTGGTCCCTAAAGGCGCCCGGCCCGACAGCGTATTGCGCCGCGCCATACGGGTACAGTGATGTTTGGTTCGGATGCTCCCTGTGAAATAATTGGTTTGTTGATCTTCGTTAGCCCAATAGCATATATGCTGTAAGAAAAACGGTAATCCAGGTTGGTTGCCGTTACTGAAAGTTATTCCTCCAATAATCCGAATTGGGTGAAATGATGCTGGAAGTGTTTCTGGTGAAACCGTTGCCAGTCTTCATATCCCAGTGATCCGAAGACGATATGGATCGCCGTGTGTGAGGGGAATTCGTTGTAATGTTGGAAGAATCTTTCCAGCGACGCCATGAGGTGTTGATTTGCCGTTTGGAGGTCTGGATGCAGCGGCGGCCCTACGGGGATCAGCGGGTTGTTGAATCCGCGGGGAAGCGGTTTGCTGGTCCGCAGCCATTGTACGATTTGCGGCAGCTGTTCCTCTGGTGTGAGGATGGGGATTGGTTTGTCGCTGATGGAGTACTGCAGGATGGTATCGAGGTGTTCGATCATTTGCTGCGCGGTCATGGCGCCCCAGCGCGGTTGGGCGTCGGGGGCCAGGCGTTTCAGCATGGGAACAAGTATATCGGCCTGTGCCAGCGGGAAGAGTGTTTCCATATTTGGTTACTGTAAGCTGATGATTTTTAATTCCGTTCTCCTGTTTTGCGCGCGGCCGGATTCGGTGTCGTTGCTGTCCAGCGGCCTGGTTTCTCCATACCCTTTTGCTTTCACCCTGTTGGCGGCAATACCGTGTTGCGTGAGATAGCTCACGACGGATGCCGCGCGGTTCTGGGAAAGCTGCAGGTTTGCCGCATCACTGCCCACATTGTCGGTGTGCCCACTGATTTCAACTTGCAGGGACGCGTTTTCCTTAAGGAAGTCGACGAGTTTATCCAGCTCCGTGGCGGAAGCAGGCTCCAGCACGAACTGGTTGGAAGGGAAGAAAATATTCCGGAGCACGAGCGTAGCATTGGCTTCGATCGGCGTCAGGGGGATGTTTTTCTCGAACGGCTGGCCGTCCTGGCTGGAAGTAAGCGAGAAATTGTCTGAATAAAACAGGTAACCTTTCCGGTTTACGTTGAACGCGTAATCTTTGCCGGTGGGCAGGGGCACGAGGTAGTCGCCGTTACTGTTGCTGCGAATGGTAGCCACGGTTTGCCGGTTGGAAAGATCGATCAGGTCAAGCGCCGCAGGCAATCGTTCCTGGGTTTTGGCATCGAAAACGTAACCGCGGATATAGAGCGTCGGCAACGGGCGTGCTTCCGGGTACAGTTCGAAGCTGTAGATATCTAGCGCGCCGCGGGAGTCGGTCCGGTCGGAGGCAAAATAGGCGGTAATGCCGTTGGCGGCAACGGTAAGGCTGCCATCTTCTTCGATTGTATTGATGGGATACCCCAGGTTGATAGGTGCGCCCCAGGATCCGTCTGCCTGTTTGCGGCAATAGAAAAGGTCGAGCCCGCCGAATCCCGGATGCCCGTCGGAGGCGAAAAAGAGCGTTTGGCCGTCGGCGTGGAGGTAGGGTGTGGTTTCCCTGCCTTTGGTGTTGATATGGGTGCCGAGGCGTTCGGCCAGGGTCCATTGGCCCTGCGCGTTGCGGGTGCTGTAGAAGATATCGGAACCGGCATCGGGTGTGGCGCGGACGAAGTAGAGCGTTTGTTTATCGGGAGAAAGGCAGGGTTGGGATTCCCAGGCTTCGGTATTAATGGCGGGACCGATGTTTTTTGGTTGCGTCCATCCGCCGCCGGCTGATCGGGTAGAGAAATAGATATCGCAGGAGCCGCGGCCGGTAGGGAAGTCGCAACCGGTGTACACGAGCATTTCGCCGTCCTGCGAGATGTTTTGTGCGCCTTCGTTGAAGGCGGTGTTCACGGGTTCGCCCATGTCTTGTGCGGCGGTCCATTGGAGGCTGTCGCGGCCTGCGATGAAGAAATCTTCGTTCCTGCCGCCTACGCGCCGGGTGAAAACGAGGGTTTTGCCGTCGATCGTAGGAGAGGGGAAGTATTCCGGATCGGGGGTGTTGATGGATTCGCCGAGGTTTTTCGGTTGAAAAGGGACGGGTTTGGTGGTGACTGCGAATTCCATGTCCTTTTTCAGCTGGCTGGTGCGGGGGGAAATGTTTTTGGCGGTGCGTACATATTGGTTGAGGAGGCGCAGGGCTTCGGTGAATTTCCCGTTACCGGCCATGGCGCGTGCATAGGAAGGTGAAACAGATTTCAAGCCGGTGGAATCAAGTTCTCCCAGTTTCCGGAAGGCTTGTTCCGCGTCAGTGTATTGCTTCATGGCGAGGTAGGTGAGGCCCATTTGTCCGTAAGCATCGGGGAATCCGGGTTTCACGCGCACGGCTTCCTGCAGGTAGCGGATGGCTTCCGGGTATTGGTAAGACCGCATGGCCGTCATGGAAGATTCGAGTAATTCCATGGCTTTGCGCGTGGCCTTATCCGATTGCTGGGCGATGGCTTGCGTGCTGATGAGGCAGCAGCATAACAGGATTTTCTTCATAGTCGCCACTAAATAACGAAAAAATCGAATGTTTATGATGGATTGAAAATTTATATATGATATATCGGGCGCGTTGGGGAGGCGGGAGTCATCCGGAGAAATCCGGTTGCGGTGAAGGTATTGCAGTTTCATCCGGGAAAATCCAGGTAGAGGGAAGTCCTGCTGTTGCTATACAGGTACCTGATTTTAGTCAATGACACATACTTAACCCTGCGTTATCCGGGGTACGAAATGCATCAGGTCTGGCTGTATCGTGCAGTGGTTGGATGGCGTTTGTGGAGATGCGTGATTTCATCCGGGAAAATCCGGTTACACGGAAGTCTGCTGTTGCAATTCAGGAACCTAACTTTAGCCAATGATGCATACTTAACCCTGCGTTATCCGGGGTGCGAAGTGCATCAGGTCTGGCTGTATCATGCAGTGGATGGATGGCGTTAGTGGAGATGCGTGTTTTCATCCGGGAAAATCCGGGTAGAAGGGGGCAATTTATAAAAACTGCTCGATTAACGCGGTAATGATTTGTTGCCCCATCAAGGCACATTCAGGTACTTGTGGATTTGCAGGGAGATCTGCCACTTCGGATTCGCTTTCACATACTCGATAATGAGCGGCGTCATTTCATTGGCGCGGCTCCATTCCGGTTGGAGGTACAGCTTGCAGGAAGGCTCCACTTTCGCCGCATATTGCTCAGCCCAGGCGAAGTCGGATTTATTGTAAATGACGATTTTCAGTTCATGGGCCGCCGCGCAGCTTTCGGGCAGGGGTGCTTTGAATTTCTTGGGAGATAACGTGATCCAGTCCCATTTGCCGCTCAGGGGCGAGGAACCGGAAGTCTCCATATGTGTACGGAACCCCTCGGCCCGCAGCGCTTCCGTCAACGCCCGGAGATCATGCATCAGGGGCTCGCCACCAGTGATGACGGCTATCCTTCCCGGATGCATCGCGGCTTCCGCGACCAACGCACTCACCGGCCGCTGGGGATGCTTATCCGCATCCCAGCTCTCCTTCACGTCGCACCACACGCATCCCACATCGCACCCGCCCAAACGGATGAAATACGCCGCCTTTCCCTGGTGAAATCCTTCTCCCTGAATCGTATAGAAAGATTCCATAACGGGTAATACGGTGGTGCTATGGAGCGTCGCTGTTGTCATGTTGCAAAGGTACGTCAATCTGCATTGTCGCGGCAGTCGCGGTGGTAAAGCCCGGTTTAAAAGGCTTACCGTCTATTATTTATAACTCCGGCCGCAAGCATATGCGGCCGGAGTTATAAATATGATTATCAATTACAAGTACGGCTGTATGATCCGGATTGCCGGGGAACGGATTAATTCTGGTTCCCCTTCTGCCCGATGGCGGCCTGATAGGTATTTTTCAGCAGGGCCGCGATGGTCATGGGCCCTACACCGCCGGGAACCGGGGTTATGAAGCTCGCCTTGGGCGCCACTTCCGCATAATTCACGTCGCCCACCAGGCGGAAACCGCTTTTCTTGGTTTCGTCCGGGATGCGGTGGATACCTACGTCCACCACTACGGCGCCTTCCTTCACCATGTCGCCTGTTACGAAATGCGGACGGCCAACAGCCGCCACCACGATATCGGCCAGCAGGCAGATCTCACGGAGGTTCCGGGTATGGGAATGGCACAACGTAACGGTGCAGTTGCCGGGATTGCTGTTGCGGCTGAGCAGGATGCTCACCGGCGTACCTACGATATGGCTGCGGCCTATCACCACGGCATGCTTGCCTTTGGTGTCGATCTTGTAATGCTCCAGCATGAGCATGATGCCGTATGGCGTAGCTGGAAGGAAAGCAGGAAGACCGCTCACCATTTTACCCACGTTCATGGGATGAAAGCCGTCCACATCCTTGCTGGGGTCGATGGTGTTGATCACCAATTCCTCGTTGATATGTTTGGGCAGGGGCAGCTGAACCAGGATACCGTCGATATCGGGGTTCTCGTTCAGCATAATGATATGATCGAGGAGATGTTTCTCGGAGATGGTGTCTTCGAAGCGCAGCAGAGTGGAGTTAAACCCGATCTCCGCGCAGGATTTCACCTTGGAAGCCACATACGTTTCGCTGGCGCCGTCGTTCCCGACGAGGATGGCAGCCAGGTGGGGCGCTTTTTTGCCCAGGGCTTTCAAAGCGGTCGTTTGCTCGGCCAGCTGGTCCTTGATGGCCTGTGAAGTAAGTTTGCCGTCTAAAATTTGCATGCGCAAAGGTACTGAAAATGGTGGATAAACGAAAGGGGCCGCCTGGTAAGGCAGCCCCGTAACCAAATTGATAAATGAACGTAGGAATCTATAATTATAAAGGCAAAACGGTGGGTCAGAGGGAGGGCGCGGCGTCGAGGATCTCAG
Above is a genomic segment from Chitinophaga pollutisoli containing:
- a CDS encoding DUF1569 domain-containing protein, whose protein sequence is METLFPLAQADILVPMLKRLAPDAQPRWGAMTAQQMIEHLDTILQYSISDKPIPILTPEEQLPQIVQWLRTSKPLPRGFNNPLIPVGPPLHPDLQTANQHLMASLERFFQHYNEFPSHTAIHIVFGSLGYEDWQRFHQKHFQHHFTQFGLLEE
- a CDS encoding tetrahydrofolate dehydrogenase/cyclohydrolase catalytic domain-containing protein — protein: MQILDGKLTSQAIKDQLAEQTTALKALGKKAPHLAAILVGNDGASETYVASKVKSCAEIGFNSTLLRFEDTISEKHLLDHIIMLNENPDIDGILVQLPLPKHINEELVINTIDPSKDVDGFHPMNVGKMVSGLPAFLPATPYGIMLMLEHYKIDTKGKHAVVIGRSHIVGTPVSILLSRNSNPGNCTVTLCHSHTRNLREICLLADIVVAAVGRPHFVTGDMVKEGAVVVDVGIHRIPDETKKSGFRLVGDVNYAEVAPKASFITPVPGGVGPMTIAALLKNTYQAAIGQKGNQN
- a CDS encoding 7-carboxy-7-deazaguanine synthase QueE, encoding MTTATLHSTTVLPVMESFYTIQGEGFHQGKAAYFIRLGGCDVGCVWCDVKESWDADKHPQRPVSALVAEAAMHPGRIAVITGGEPLMHDLRALTEALRAEGFRTHMETSGSSPLSGKWDWITLSPKKFKAPLPESCAAAHELKIVIYNKSDFAWAEQYAAKVEPSCKLYLQPEWSRANEMTPLIIEYVKANPKWQISLQIHKYLNVP
- a CDS encoding OmpA family protein, whose amino-acid sequence is MKKILLCCCLISTQAIAQQSDKATRKAMELLESSMTAMRSYQYPEAIRYLQEAVRVKPGFPDAYGQMGLTYLAMKQYTDAEQAFRKLGELDSTGLKSVSPSYARAMAGNGKFTEALRLLNQYVRTAKNISPRTSQLKKDMEFAVTTKPVPFQPKNLGESINTPDPEYFPSPTIDGKTLVFTRRVGGRNEDFFIAGRDSLQWTAAQDMGEPVNTAFNEGAQNISQDGEMLVYTGCDFPTGRGSCDIYFSTRSAGGGWTQPKNIGPAINTEAWESQPCLSPDKQTLYFVRATPDAGSDIFYSTRNAQGQWTLAERLGTHINTKGRETTPYLHADGQTLFFASDGHPGFGGLDLFYCRKQADGSWGAPINLGYPINTIEEDGSLTVAANGITAYFASDRTDSRGALDIYSFELYPEARPLPTLYIRGYVFDAKTQERLPAALDLIDLSNRQTVATIRSNSNGDYLVPLPTGKDYAFNVNRKGYLFYSDNFSLTSSQDGQPFEKNIPLTPIEANATLVLRNIFFPSNQFVLEPASATELDKLVDFLKENASLQVEISGHTDNVGSDAANLQLSQNRAASVVSYLTQHGIAANRVKAKGYGETRPLDSNDTESGRAQNRRTELKIISLQ